GGGATGAACTCTTACAGGGACAACCCCTGGCCAATCTCATTGACTCGTTGACTTTGCTGGAAATAGTGTGCCAAATTGAAGATACTTTTGAGTTAGAAATTGAGGACGAACAAATACCTGAACTAAAAACTTTTGCTGACGTGGTTGAAGGGATCACTCGGCTAAAAGGGCCAGATGTACAATC
This is a stretch of genomic DNA from Anaerolineae bacterium. It encodes these proteins:
- a CDS encoding acyl carrier protein, whose protein sequence is MTEQEIRTKLVEIFEEEAKLDRDELLQGQPLANLIDSLTLLEIVCQIEDTFELEIEDEQIPELKTFADVVEGITRLKGPDVQSN